Proteins co-encoded in one Capsicum annuum cultivar UCD-10X-F1 chromosome 9, UCD10Xv1.1, whole genome shotgun sequence genomic window:
- the LOC107842415 gene encoding monocopper oxidase-like protein SKU5, with translation MFSGLPNYCYLLFLCLLLCLTAASLAGDPYIYYDWTVSYITAAPLGVKQQVIGINGQFPGPILSVTTNWNVVVNVKNDLDEPMLLTWNGIQQRKDSWQDGVSGTNCPIPAGWNWTYEFQVKDQIGSFFYFPSLSFQRAAGGYGGITINNRDVIPLPFATPDGDITLIISDWFVKSHKELRQEIENGVGLGAPDGILFNGLGPYRYDNAVVSGSIAYQTVNVEPGKTYRLRVHNVGVSTSLNFRIQSHNLLLVETEGSYTVQQNYTSLDIHVGQSYSFLVTMDQNASSDYYIVASPRFVNSSDSSKSVGVSVLHYSNSQGPASGPLPDPPNESDTYFSMSQARSIRWNVSAGAARPNPQGSFKYGEITVTDVFVLHNRPAELIEGKWRTTLSGISYLAPSTPLNLAQQFNIPGVFKLDFPNKMMNRPAKVDTSVINGTYKAFVEIIFQNNDTTVQSYHLDGYAFFVVGMDNGLWTENSRSTYNKWDGVARCTTQVFPGAWTAILVFLDNAGIWNLRAQNLDSWYLGQETYVSVVNPEITELPVPANTIFCGALSPLQKDQARRVNFSTAPSLTKAIKLIFIGFVVCCCLEVL, from the exons ATGTTCTCTGGATTACCAAATTATTGCTATCTCCTTTTCTTGTGTTTACTTCTCTGCTTGACAGCAGCTAGTTTAGCAGGAGACCCTTATATATATTATGACTGGACTGTTTCCTACATTACAGCTGCTCCTCTTGGTGTTAAGCAGCAG GTGATTGGAATAAATGGTCAATTTCCAGGACCCATTCTCAGTGTCACTACCAACTGGAATGTGGTTGTCAATGTTAAAAATGATCTTGATGAGCCTATGCTTCTTACATG GAATGGCATTCAGCAGAGAAAGGATTCATGGCAAGATGGTGTATCTGGCACAAATTGTCCCATTCCTGCTGGCTGGAATTGGACCTATGAATTTCAGGTTAAAGATCAGATAGGCAGTTTCTTTTATTTCCCTTCGTTAAGCTTCCAGAGAGCTGCTGGTGGATATGGAGGGATCACTATAAATAACAGAGATGTCATTCCTCTGCCATTTGCGACACCAGATGGGGACATCACACTCATTATTAGTGACTGGTTTGTGAAGAGTCATAAG GAACTCAGACAAGAAATTGAAAATGGAGTTGGTCTTGGAGCTCCTGATGGTATCCTTTTCAATGGACTAGGTCCTTACCGTTATGATAATGCTGTTGTGTCAGGTAGTATTGCCTACCAGACAGTGAATGTAGAACCAG GCAAAACATACCGCCTTCGAGTACACAATGTTGGTGTTTCAACTAGCTTGAATTTCAGAATCCAAAGTCATAACCTTCTTCTTGTGGAGACTGAAGGTTCATACACAGTACAACAGAACTACACAAGCTTGGATATCCATGTTGGTCAGTCATATTCATTCCTGGTCACAATGGATCAAAATGCCAGCAGTGATTATTACATTGTGGCCAGTCCACGCTTTGTTAATTCCTCTGATTCATCAAAGTCAGTAGGAGTCTCTGTCTTGCATTACTCAAATTCACAAGGACCGGCTTCAGGTCCTCTTCCAGACCCTCCTAACGAATCTGACACATATTTCTCAATGAGTCAAGCAAGATCCATAAG ATGGAATGTTTCTGCTGGTGCTGCACGGCCGAACCCCCAAGGATCCTTCAAATATGGTGAAATCACTGTCACTGATGTCTTTGTCCTTCATAATAGGCCTGCAGAGCTAATTGAGGGGAAGTGGCGCACTACTCTCAGTGGTATTTCATACTTAGCACCATCAACACCTCTAAACCTCGCACAGCAATTTAATATCCCAGGTGTTTTCAAGCTTGACTTCCCTAATAAAATGATGAACAGGCCAGCAAAAGTTGATACGTCCGTAATTAATGGTACTTACAAAGCATTCGTGGAAATCATATTCCAAAACAATGATACAACTGTTCAGAGCTATCATCTTGATGGCTATGCCTTTTTTGTTGTCGG TATGGACAACGGGCTATGGACAGAGAATAGTAGAAGCACCTACAACAAATGGGACGGTGTTGCTCGATGCACTACCCAG GTGTTTCCAGGTGCTTGGACTGCCATTTTAGTCTTCCTAGACAATGCAGGCATTTGGAATTTACGTGCTCAAAACCTTGACTCGTGGTACCTTGGCCAAGAAACTTATGTTAGTGTGGTGAATCCGGAGATCACAGAGCTTCCAGTTCCAGCAAACACCATCTTTTGTGGTGCACTTTCACCTTTACAGAA GGACCAAGCACGGAGAGTAAATTTCTCAACTGCACCATCGTTGACAAAAGCAATCAAGCTGATCTTTATAGGTTTTGTTGTGTGTTGCTGCTTGGAAGTTTTATGA